The following coding sequences are from one Paenibacillus tundrae window:
- a CDS encoding phage tail sheath subtilisin-like domain-containing protein produces MSIQRARPGAYVELIALAKARIVAVTGRVLIPYQSEWGAVSQAVDMADTSERLKESGLQVDELELASETGATVVGYRVTNGSEKAAAITVTDSYTIEARYPGLRGNDFEYMIRTSLVDATKKEIIVRDTKGIYDTETFLVADKSAAEETLKKSNMIRFRSTGAVDLVDVAYTPLTGAVSGTAMITASEWSRVFNRVDGLTFDVFYLPSTEASVQAAAKQWLLDRRLKARRLAQLVVAGIGLDDTDIDKHNARSRNMNARYIVNCSIAGTHINGKTYNSVKWAAWLAGLMAGTPANKSFTGVKVPMTQAAIDWSHSEVIKGLAEGTLMATRDGYDYIIESAVNTLTTLGAGEREDFGKIRVSMTIDQVLNDIYSTAKKWKAKLDNDKDGRGMFIAAVLEYLAIRRTQKAIDEGYTFTEDPNNVSDFDYAYFKLFAKPLDAIEAFYITWEVA; encoded by the coding sequence ATGTCGATTCAGAGAGCTAGACCAGGTGCGTATGTCGAATTGATCGCATTGGCTAAGGCCAGAATTGTAGCAGTGACAGGCCGTGTGCTTATCCCGTATCAATCAGAGTGGGGAGCAGTCAGCCAGGCTGTTGATATGGCGGACACATCCGAAAGACTCAAGGAAAGCGGCCTACAAGTGGACGAGCTGGAGCTGGCATCCGAAACGGGCGCAACCGTGGTCGGGTACCGTGTGACGAATGGATCTGAAAAGGCTGCCGCTATTACTGTCACGGATAGTTACACGATTGAAGCACGTTATCCAGGACTCCGCGGTAACGACTTTGAATACATGATCCGGACAAGCTTAGTGGATGCCACTAAGAAAGAAATCATCGTCCGTGATACCAAAGGTATTTACGACACAGAGACATTTCTTGTTGCTGACAAATCTGCTGCAGAAGAAACGCTAAAGAAATCCAACATGATTCGTTTCAGATCTACTGGTGCGGTGGATCTGGTAGACGTGGCGTACACGCCACTAACAGGTGCTGTATCCGGCACTGCAATGATTACGGCATCTGAATGGAGCCGGGTTTTTAACCGTGTCGATGGTTTGACGTTCGATGTGTTTTACTTACCTTCCACTGAGGCTTCTGTTCAAGCGGCTGCCAAACAGTGGCTCCTTGATCGTCGTTTGAAAGCCCGTAGGCTTGCTCAGTTGGTTGTTGCTGGGATTGGACTAGACGATACCGATATCGACAAGCACAATGCCCGTAGTAGAAATATGAACGCTCGATATATCGTCAATTGTTCCATTGCCGGTACGCATATCAATGGGAAAACATACAACTCGGTGAAATGGGCAGCATGGTTGGCTGGTTTGATGGCTGGTACTCCGGCGAATAAGTCGTTTACTGGTGTGAAAGTACCTATGACTCAGGCTGCCATTGACTGGAGTCACTCCGAAGTCATCAAAGGATTGGCTGAGGGTACATTGATGGCTACGCGTGACGGTTACGACTACATCATTGAATCAGCAGTGAATACACTGACTACGTTGGGCGCAGGTGAGCGTGAGGACTTTGGTAAGATTCGTGTTTCCATGACCATTGATCAGGTCTTGAACGATATTTATTCAACAGCCAAGAAGTGGAAGGCAAAGCTTGATAACGACAAAGATGGTCGGGGGATGTTTATCGCGGCTGTGTTGGAGTACTTGGCAATCCGTAGAACTCAGAAAGCGATTGATGAGGGTTACACCTTCACGGAAGATCCCAACAACGTAAGTGATTTCGATTACGCGTATTTCAAATTGTTCGCCAAGCCGCTTGATGCAATTGAAGCATTCTACATCACATGGGAGGTGGCGTAA
- a CDS encoding tail tape measure protein, with the protein MSTASRITVPIEARDLVSGTLRRMQSGLRNTQDDVGGLRRAADRMGQEFSSSIHRAGESARDLGAQVGRAADETRQLGRAVVGDLFRRARSSAEDFRRSVSRADAEVRGVSDAHVRLHADDQISPLIDNISAKITGLAALGGGLILGGGMSDAMFGGVGDYYQETARLAPYLSSQQRSEVLATNDHLYAQGLISDKATGARELSTLVPMVQDKSKVSEAFAATTKLQAVIPDSGSEEMQRAVTQTAKNFKESYSQVADSIAHAYMSVGDPQKDLADTFWEYSPYFASSGVDSAQMSNFLSSTVKEGAFNFDKPGDFFKEVFGVKALNVDDMSSYFEARGAGKKEAARQAAAFTDDINSGDKQKAQGAIAALLADLASQNRNELKQSLTTLGSATGEDNADAILKTYGVAFEKAPDMTGTTDKMVSQQQAANPMTEYIQAQNAMKSQLQDIGGNIMQASVPAMKEFNSLLTDNKVQIEALGSGVATGISNIVSFYHEFSGVINSVLGVLAGVLVLKGAVGMAKGTKQLYDDVTGAGRSVWNRLPGTRKFGGGGGSSPISGADLVSSMNVNASRVYVTGNMGGGNGGGNSRNRRRNRRNGGSDGSNSRTNKPSKTITKTDIIGDKKTKPQTSTKTKGKDVSSTTTKPSKTNPKLGSDGLLTTGLKGTGGAAKGVLKGLGVLGTIANVGFSAYDMYGVAKEQGWKEAISTQGGSTVGSLAGGTIGGLLGSLVGPLGTAAGAAVGSWAGEKLGSWADSSGVTRDIVDGVSNLTSSIKDWMGFGSKDEPKPTPSKPELPKESFITTTASTTKEAEQKIKETMENVVSNVQQSGLKQGLTDAMNESGVTQAADHIKDKLVSMFRGSESKEAESNIKSVGTAAKETEQKAKDLGVTSKSAAQDVVSSNSKAGQSFSSVSSAAQSAVSQVHRDLMSLSSVSSQGSSWGSNLISMMVSGMRSQFPSLTSVVSNAAKIMQSYLGFASPTDEGPASKSDKWAPNFVSMFADGLRPDSIKERMNLIAGTMRDGVDGIEGASLSGSPIPVRTTPLSAEASTGSKSVTIGNITIDFGQLAKGITNFAEFAQMLKSPEGRALLRDVLGEELYKALETGG; encoded by the coding sequence ATGTCTACGGCCAGTCGTATTACAGTACCTATTGAAGCAAGGGATCTCGTATCCGGTACGCTGCGTCGTATGCAAAGCGGACTCAGAAATACGCAAGACGATGTTGGCGGTCTTCGTCGTGCTGCGGATCGCATGGGACAAGAGTTCAGTTCGTCCATCCATCGCGCCGGCGAATCGGCTCGTGATCTAGGAGCTCAGGTCGGACGTGCAGCAGATGAGACGCGTCAACTCGGACGTGCAGTTGTAGGTGATTTGTTTCGCCGCGCACGTTCCAGTGCTGAAGACTTCCGTCGTTCCGTTTCCCGTGCTGATGCAGAAGTTAGGGGGGTGTCTGATGCTCACGTAAGATTGCATGCAGATGACCAGATCAGTCCGCTGATCGATAACATATCTGCCAAGATAACGGGCTTGGCCGCTCTTGGTGGCGGGTTGATACTCGGCGGGGGTATGTCGGATGCAATGTTTGGCGGTGTGGGTGATTATTATCAAGAAACTGCTCGTCTTGCTCCATATCTATCGTCACAACAACGATCTGAGGTACTAGCTACGAATGATCACTTGTACGCTCAAGGACTTATCTCTGATAAGGCTACAGGAGCTAGAGAACTTTCAACCCTCGTGCCGATGGTACAAGATAAATCAAAAGTAAGTGAAGCTTTTGCTGCTACTACTAAATTACAGGCAGTGATCCCTGACTCTGGTTCTGAAGAGATGCAAAGAGCGGTTACTCAAACAGCAAAGAATTTCAAAGAATCATATTCCCAAGTAGCTGACAGCATCGCTCATGCGTACATGTCCGTGGGTGATCCTCAAAAAGACTTAGCCGATACGTTCTGGGAGTATAGCCCTTACTTCGCGAGTAGCGGTGTAGACTCGGCTCAAATGAGTAATTTTTTAAGTAGTACAGTCAAAGAAGGCGCCTTTAACTTCGACAAGCCGGGTGATTTCTTCAAAGAAGTTTTCGGCGTTAAAGCTTTGAATGTCGATGATATGTCTAGTTACTTTGAGGCTCGCGGCGCAGGGAAAAAGGAAGCGGCTCGCCAAGCTGCTGCTTTTACTGACGATATTAACTCAGGAGACAAGCAGAAGGCACAAGGGGCAATAGCTGCTCTCCTTGCAGATCTGGCCAGCCAGAACCGAAATGAGTTAAAGCAATCCTTAACGACTCTGGGTTCAGCTACAGGTGAGGACAACGCAGACGCTATTCTAAAAACATATGGTGTTGCTTTTGAAAAAGCGCCTGATATGACTGGAACTACGGATAAAATGGTTTCTCAGCAACAAGCGGCAAACCCGATGACTGAATATATCCAGGCGCAGAATGCAATGAAGTCTCAGCTACAGGATATTGGCGGTAACATTATGCAAGCATCTGTTCCTGCGATGAAGGAATTCAACTCCCTATTGACGGATAACAAGGTTCAGATTGAAGCGTTAGGATCTGGGGTAGCAACAGGAATTAGTAACATCGTTAGCTTTTATCACGAGTTTTCTGGTGTCATTAACTCGGTTCTTGGGGTATTAGCAGGTGTATTGGTTCTCAAAGGTGCAGTTGGTATGGCTAAAGGAACAAAGCAACTATACGATGATGTCACCGGCGCTGGTAGATCGGTTTGGAATAGACTTCCTGGTACCCGCAAGTTTGGTGGCGGCGGTGGTTCATCGCCGATCAGTGGAGCTGATCTTGTCTCCAGCATGAACGTCAATGCTTCTCGTGTTTATGTCACCGGCAACATGGGCGGTGGAAATGGCGGGGGTAACAGCAGAAACCGACGGAGAAATCGCCGGAATGGCGGTTCAGACGGGTCAAACTCAAGAACGAACAAACCTAGCAAAACGATCACCAAAACCGACATTATTGGCGATAAGAAGACGAAACCGCAAACCAGCACCAAGACAAAGGGTAAGGACGTTTCTTCTACTACAACCAAACCGTCGAAAACCAATCCTAAGCTAGGTTCAGATGGTTTGCTAACGACTGGACTAAAAGGTACAGGCGGTGCTGCCAAAGGCGTTCTGAAAGGTCTTGGTGTACTCGGCACAATTGCCAATGTTGGCTTTTCTGCTTATGACATGTACGGGGTTGCTAAGGAACAAGGTTGGAAGGAAGCTATTTCTACTCAGGGTGGATCTACGGTTGGTAGTTTAGCAGGTGGTACAATTGGTGGTTTACTCGGGTCATTAGTTGGTCCATTAGGAACTGCCGCAGGTGCTGCAGTCGGCAGCTGGGCAGGGGAGAAGCTTGGTTCATGGGCGGATTCAAGCGGTGTAACTCGTGACATCGTAGATGGTGTATCCAATCTTACGAGCTCAATCAAGGATTGGATGGGGTTTGGCTCAAAAGACGAGCCTAAGCCGACTCCTTCAAAGCCTGAATTACCTAAAGAATCATTCATTACCACCACTGCATCCACAACCAAAGAAGCTGAACAGAAGATTAAAGAGACAATGGAGAACGTTGTTTCCAATGTGCAGCAGAGTGGATTGAAGCAAGGTCTTACAGATGCAATGAACGAGAGCGGCGTTACCCAAGCTGCAGATCATATCAAGGACAAGCTGGTGAGTATGTTCCGAGGTTCCGAGTCTAAAGAAGCAGAAAGCAACATCAAGTCTGTTGGTACGGCGGCTAAGGAAACTGAACAGAAAGCTAAGGACTTGGGAGTTACATCTAAATCAGCGGCACAGGATGTGGTAAGCAGTAATAGCAAGGCTGGTCAAAGCTTTAGTAGTGTTAGTTCGGCAGCTCAAAGTGCTGTCAGCCAAGTGCATAGGGATCTGATGTCGCTGAGTAGCGTTTCAAGCCAGGGCAGTAGTTGGGGAAGCAACCTGATCAGCATGATGGTTTCGGGTATGCGTAGTCAGTTTCCTTCATTGACTTCTGTTGTCTCCAACGCCGCCAAGATCATGCAAAGCTACCTTGGATTCGCATCACCTACAGATGAGGGGCCGGCTAGTAAGTCAGACAAATGGGCACCGAACTTTGTCTCGATGTTTGCTGATGGTTTGCGTCCGGATTCGATTAAAGAACGGATGAACCTGATTGCTGGGACGATGCGTGACGGTGTGGATGGCATCGAAGGGGCAAGTTTGTCCGGAAGTCCTATTCCGGTTCGAACAACGCCATTATCTGCAGAAGCATCCACTGGTAGCAAGTCAGTAACGATCGGCAACATTACGATTGACTTTGGACAACTCGCTAAAGGCATTACTAATTTTGCAGAGTTTGCTCAAATGCTGAAAAGTCCTGAAGGACGGGCATTACTTCGTGATGTTTTGGGAGAAGAGTTATACAAAGCATTGGAGACAGGGGGTTAA
- a CDS encoding XkdF-like putative serine protease domain-containing protein translates to MTYKMKDAKITHLSLVDKGANGVPFAIIKAAGKNAIQKQVQIAKVDDTQHIVIGVVYQPDVEDAHGDMMDSVEIEKAAHLFMQEQHTYNIDKQHDLDADKGYVVESYIAPCDMEIGDQVIAKGSWVAGVKVTDDDTWEDIQKGDITGFSMFGVGKREEVEEEVSKGLMHNIKKAITAAVAPIIKGAVADKYNKNRKNREFWAAQDALNAVLFRWDSWESGMETDPEIIRDALQDFVEIAQDVLVQEDIVKAIGKPPEAIVKAGKKISASNLQHIDDAIATLTDLKNKTAPEEESEEEEDLKADDIVKAVQAAVAPIVKQVEGLNAEIKELKKQDGEGDPDPNVGTGAKPEADAVTDAIAKALEPLTQQMTTLAADVQLVKNSRAGSAQGPDNDQITKSAVPSYITAMNGGQ, encoded by the coding sequence ATGACCTACAAAATGAAGGACGCAAAGATTACGCACTTGTCGCTGGTAGATAAGGGCGCTAATGGTGTGCCATTTGCCATTATCAAAGCAGCGGGTAAGAACGCCATTCAGAAGCAAGTTCAGATTGCAAAGGTGGATGACACGCAACACATCGTTATTGGTGTGGTGTATCAGCCAGATGTCGAAGATGCCCATGGTGACATGATGGATTCTGTCGAGATCGAGAAGGCAGCGCATCTCTTTATGCAAGAGCAGCACACCTACAACATCGATAAGCAGCATGACCTGGACGCTGACAAAGGCTATGTGGTTGAATCATACATTGCCCCGTGCGACATGGAGATTGGCGACCAAGTGATTGCTAAAGGCTCGTGGGTTGCTGGTGTGAAGGTCACTGACGACGACACATGGGAAGACATCCAGAAGGGAGACATCACTGGATTCAGCATGTTTGGTGTTGGTAAACGTGAAGAGGTTGAGGAAGAAGTGTCCAAAGGTCTCATGCACAATATTAAAAAGGCGATTACTGCAGCAGTAGCACCCATCATCAAGGGGGCTGTAGCTGACAAATACAATAAGAACCGGAAGAACCGCGAATTTTGGGCAGCGCAAGACGCCTTGAATGCGGTTCTTTTTCGTTGGGACTCATGGGAATCAGGTATGGAAACAGATCCCGAGATTATTCGTGATGCTCTGCAGGATTTTGTTGAGATCGCACAGGACGTATTAGTGCAGGAAGACATCGTGAAGGCGATCGGTAAACCACCGGAAGCTATCGTGAAGGCTGGCAAAAAGATATCTGCAAGCAACCTGCAGCACATTGATGATGCCATTGCTACATTGACCGACCTTAAAAATAAAACGGCTCCCGAAGAAGAGTCCGAGGAGGAAGAAGATTTGAAAGCAGATGACATTGTAAAAGCGGTACAGGCAGCTGTTGCACCTATTGTTAAGCAAGTGGAAGGATTGAATGCTGAAATCAAAGAGTTGAAGAAACAGGATGGCGAAGGTGATCCAGATCCTAACGTTGGAACGGGCGCTAAACCAGAAGCCGACGCTGTGACCGATGCTATTGCTAAGGCTCTTGAACCACTGACCCAGCAAATGACCACATTGGCCGCTGATGTGCAGCTCGTTAAGAACAGTCGGGCTGGCAGCGCTCAAGGACCTGATAACGATCAGATTACCAAAAGCGCAGTTCCCAGCTACATCACAGCAATGAACGGAGGACAATAA
- a CDS encoding phage minor head protein encodes MCESCWELIAKADDDEFLDSLELTFVERKLLEELYKQGEDRIMEILELQGQALQDAIAELSEEALGNIGELGNVLLALHTSDVFSHLFETAVQEAFEPLFNLAGESELLQLVDEKTWSIGNEAAKQFVQEIRSLVPDMTQSSTDTLLRSFEKAIEEGNTPSERALLVQEISAIAATGEDGPFTMQRAQRISRTMSTAAANGGKLEGWKQSEIAKGKKWRSAGGSRTRKTHRKAYGQVVDLDKPFKVGKSKLMYPGDPAGDPEEIINCRCAMQLVLD; translated from the coding sequence ATGTGTGAGTCTTGTTGGGAGCTGATTGCCAAAGCTGATGACGATGAATTCCTTGATAGCCTTGAGCTGACATTTGTGGAACGCAAGTTGCTCGAAGAGTTGTACAAGCAAGGCGAGGATCGGATCATGGAGATCCTTGAACTTCAGGGACAAGCTCTGCAAGATGCAATAGCTGAGCTGAGCGAAGAAGCTTTAGGAAACATCGGTGAGCTTGGCAATGTGCTACTTGCTTTACACACTTCTGATGTCTTCAGTCATCTGTTTGAAACGGCGGTACAGGAAGCATTTGAACCGTTGTTTAATCTGGCTGGGGAATCGGAGTTGTTACAGCTTGTTGATGAGAAGACATGGAGCATAGGCAACGAAGCGGCTAAGCAATTTGTGCAGGAAATACGCAGCCTGGTACCCGATATGACTCAATCATCAACGGATACGCTCCTTCGTAGCTTCGAAAAAGCGATTGAGGAAGGGAATACACCGTCTGAACGTGCTTTATTGGTGCAGGAGATCAGCGCTATAGCTGCTACAGGCGAGGATGGTCCATTTACCATGCAACGAGCTCAGCGGATCTCGCGAACTATGAGCACGGCAGCAGCCAATGGCGGTAAGCTTGAAGGCTGGAAGCAATCCGAAATTGCTAAGGGTAAGAAATGGCGTTCTGCTGGGGGTTCACGTACCCGGAAGACCCACCGCAAGGCATATGGTCAAGTCGTGGATCTGGATAAGCCGTTTAAGGTGGGCAAGAGCAAGTTGATGTATCCGGGTGATCCTGCTGGAGATCCGGAAGAAATCATAAATTGCCGCTGCGCGATGCAGTTGGTACTTGATTAG
- a CDS encoding phage major capsid protein codes for MTNNAQLISKEQQIARIHKSVNITMPKKEAEEFMVDTTKKATTLPKLNTKYRDVPAGKLDRLKVKSRQIRQHTGSEAPSGTGGIETPQVDYAVRKVYWDEWLKNDDVWYNNTARGEDIETKTIDLIQSQFGVDLQDLLFNGDTDAKLSDGTTTDPFLSVLDGFVKRMKASTLKTDLAANEPTIDDFVNHVMLLDEKYLNMTDLTWIMNRRTYQKLVSLVQKRPTTLGDVTLINGKLTEIAGYPIEVVQSLQGGFVALTPLSNLVPVFTRDLQYKRTAEGATAAIKDSTYHILFAHADAVILELESVAYMTGSKL; via the coding sequence ATGACTAACAATGCACAATTGATTTCTAAGGAACAACAGATCGCAAGAATTCATAAATCCGTTAATATCACTATGCCTAAAAAAGAGGCAGAAGAATTTATGGTTGATACAACCAAAAAAGCAACAACTTTACCGAAGTTGAACACCAAGTACAGAGATGTACCAGCTGGTAAACTTGATCGTTTGAAAGTGAAATCTCGTCAGATCCGACAACATACTGGTAGTGAAGCACCAAGCGGTACCGGTGGAATTGAAACACCACAAGTTGATTATGCAGTTCGAAAAGTGTATTGGGATGAGTGGTTGAAAAACGATGATGTTTGGTACAACAATACTGCTCGTGGAGAAGATATCGAAACCAAAACGATTGACTTAATTCAATCGCAGTTTGGTGTTGATTTGCAGGATCTCCTGTTTAACGGCGATACCGATGCAAAGTTGTCTGATGGAACAACTACTGATCCATTCTTGTCAGTGCTGGACGGATTTGTGAAGAGGATGAAAGCATCCACGCTTAAAACCGACCTTGCTGCTAATGAACCTACCATTGATGACTTTGTCAATCATGTGATGCTGCTTGATGAAAAATATTTGAACATGACTGATCTCACATGGATTATGAATCGCCGCACGTACCAGAAGCTGGTTTCCTTAGTCCAAAAGCGGCCAACTACATTGGGTGACGTTACACTGATTAATGGTAAGTTGACGGAGATCGCTGGATATCCAATTGAAGTTGTTCAATCCTTGCAAGGTGGATTTGTTGCATTGACTCCACTCAGCAACTTGGTGCCGGTGTTTACTCGCGATTTGCAATACAAACGTACCGCTGAAGGAGCAACGGCAGCGATTAAAGATTCAACGTATCACATCCTTTTTGCCCACGCTGATGCGGTTATCCTTGAACTTGAATCCGTCGCTTACATGACAGGCAGTAAACTATAA
- a CDS encoding phage portal protein, translating into MSTIEDTAGPTFIPITIAKAEVPASERLPDLFSGSYTPENLISYPQGGDPASCKAIVKESNILPQCVDAYKRNIAGYGIALEYAAGESDETAQGEWDLADKFLKTANLEKSTDTIIEDLICDLEECGNAYLEVARGQGSELPALYRIPPNNVRCTPEHDRVEVKYKRMIKGNVETFTQQSYVRKYAQKRGGKTTWFRPFGTKIDDTSSEIIHLRIGNDGAYGEPRWFGNTPGVLGSRKAEELNLGYFSNGRMLKMILTVINGRLTKRSIELLKEARGQDSQDGILYLEVEGDEIGGPLDESREKSQIKLDKLNDLLQQDALFLEYGKEKKADILSSFRMPPILVGQSSDYNRATAQAALQFAEEQVFQPYRQWIMDEVFNNRLLPDMNIHRVKAILRGPNIIDPEDRKAMLEFIADRGIMLVRDLIPIAEDVLGTTVDESKFSQEYLDTPIAQLASSQPAILDPEEQGDADDLQERVSVIAKRLLRKGRAEVGVHV; encoded by the coding sequence AAGCTGAGGTTCCTGCTAGTGAAAGGCTGCCAGATCTTTTTTCAGGTAGTTATACACCAGAAAACTTGATCAGTTACCCTCAAGGTGGAGATCCTGCTAGTTGCAAAGCGATTGTGAAAGAAAGTAATATCCTCCCCCAATGTGTAGACGCATATAAAAGGAATATTGCTGGATATGGAATAGCTTTGGAATATGCCGCGGGGGAATCAGATGAAACGGCTCAAGGTGAATGGGACTTAGCAGATAAGTTTCTTAAAACGGCCAATCTTGAAAAGTCAACGGATACCATTATTGAAGATTTAATCTGTGACTTAGAGGAATGCGGTAATGCTTATTTAGAGGTTGCCCGTGGTCAAGGAAGTGAACTTCCAGCCTTGTACAGGATTCCGCCTAATAACGTTCGATGTACGCCAGAACACGATAGGGTGGAAGTGAAGTACAAACGGATGATTAAAGGGAACGTTGAAACATTTACCCAGCAATCATATGTAAGGAAGTATGCACAGAAGAGGGGCGGCAAAACGACGTGGTTCCGACCATTTGGGACGAAAATCGACGATACATCGTCTGAAATAATCCATCTTCGTATCGGTAATGATGGTGCATACGGTGAACCTCGTTGGTTTGGTAATACTCCTGGTGTGCTGGGAAGCCGGAAGGCTGAAGAACTGAATCTAGGTTACTTTTCTAATGGGCGAATGTTGAAGATGATCTTGACTGTGATCAATGGCCGTTTAACTAAACGATCTATTGAGCTGCTTAAGGAAGCGAGAGGACAAGATTCACAAGACGGCATTCTCTATTTAGAAGTCGAAGGTGATGAGATAGGTGGACCACTTGATGAGAGTCGGGAAAAATCGCAAATCAAACTTGATAAGTTGAATGACCTTCTTCAACAGGATGCCTTATTTCTGGAATATGGTAAGGAAAAGAAGGCGGATATCCTTTCTTCATTCCGAATGCCTCCGATTCTGGTTGGGCAAAGTTCAGATTATAACCGTGCTACAGCTCAAGCGGCGCTGCAGTTTGCCGAGGAACAAGTTTTCCAACCTTATCGACAATGGATCATGGACGAAGTGTTCAACAATCGGCTTTTACCTGATATGAATATTCACCGAGTGAAAGCCATATTGAGAGGACCGAATATTATTGATCCAGAAGATCGTAAAGCAATGTTGGAATTCATCGCTGACCGCGGTATCATGCTGGTTCGTGACCTGATCCCGATTGCTGAGGATGTCCTTGGTACAACCGTCGATGAAAGCAAGTTCAGCCAAGAGTACCTTGATACACCGATTGCTCAATTGGCAAGCAGCCAACCCGCTATACTCGATCCTGAAGAACAAGGCGATGCTGACGACCTGCAGGAACGTGTTTCCGTTATTGCGAAGCGTTTGCTACGTAAGGGGAGGGCAGAGGTGGGCGTCCATGTGTGA
- a CDS encoding phage tail tube protein, producing MERELIGRNLSVEDDNGDSIQTIKEIEVTLNPETLDIVRARRMAKTKQIVGYEIPIKLVMSKLESRLRYRLLEDFKAGKTMFLDRITGALEDMITGNVERVLLTGIHIHGNMDIIVAQIDSNTGIDITLEGTVTDFEFVEQFPDYMA from the coding sequence TTGGAACGCGAACTTATTGGTCGAAACCTTTCGGTTGAGGATGATAATGGCGATTCTATCCAGACCATTAAAGAAATTGAGGTTACATTGAATCCTGAAACATTGGATATTGTCCGTGCCAGACGCATGGCGAAGACTAAGCAAATTGTGGGTTATGAGATCCCGATCAAGCTGGTCATGTCTAAATTAGAGTCACGGTTGCGTTATCGATTATTGGAAGATTTCAAGGCAGGCAAGACTATGTTCTTGGATCGGATCACAGGGGCATTGGAAGATATGATCACTGGTAATGTGGAGCGTGTTTTGCTTACGGGTATTCACATCCACGGTAACATGGATATCATAGTTGCGCAGATTGATAGTAACACTGGTATTGATATCACACTTGAAGGTACTGTTACAGACTTTGAGTTTGTAGAGCAATTCCCAGATTACATGGCTTAA
- a CDS encoding HK97 gp10 family phage protein: MIVNDFDGLAKRFKRLADKGMKQVLTNVAEAMGESLLNHIIDEIDSQGLIDTGLMWNSFTRGGDGNVWEWDIDRNSITLEVGSDLGSGSSNQNEWGYPRLINEGYTIHKAHFVPGYWNSGGSFVYDRNAKGGFMAKPRSFIGRKYFDIAVTQFEGGMNQLIIQRLDKELERVLR; encoded by the coding sequence ATGATCGTTAATGATTTTGATGGACTTGCGAAGCGATTCAAACGGCTTGCCGATAAGGGAATGAAGCAAGTCTTGACCAACGTTGCTGAAGCGATGGGTGAAAGCCTGTTAAACCATATCATTGACGAGATTGACAGCCAAGGGCTGATTGATACAGGTCTAATGTGGAACTCTTTTACCCGTGGCGGTGACGGCAACGTTTGGGAATGGGATATTGATCGCAATTCAATCACATTGGAAGTCGGTTCCGACCTCGGATCTGGTTCGTCCAATCAAAATGAGTGGGGCTATCCAAGGCTGATCAATGAGGGATACACAATCCATAAGGCTCACTTTGTACCAGGTTACTGGAACAGCGGTGGGTCTTTTGTGTATGACCGTAATGCCAAAGGTGGATTTATGGCAAAGCCGCGTAGCTTCATCGGTCGTAAGTATTTCGATATTGCTGTTACACAGTTTGAAGGCGGCATGAACCAGCTCATCATTCAACGCCTGGACAAAGAACTGGAAAGGGTGTTGCGTTGA